In the Hyphomonadaceae bacterium BL14 genome, one interval contains:
- the infA gene encoding translation initiation factor IF-1 translates to MAKEELLEFPGEVVELLPNATFKVRLENEHEIIAHTAGKMRKNRIRVLAGDKVLVEMTPYDLTKGRITYRFK, encoded by the coding sequence ATGGCGAAGGAAGAATTGCTCGAGTTTCCCGGCGAGGTCGTCGAACTCCTGCCGAACGCGACCTTCAAGGTCCGTCTCGAAAACGAACACGAGATCATCGCCCATACCGCAGGCAAGATGCGCAAGAACCGCATCCGCGTGCTGGCGGGCGACAAGGTGCTCGTCGAGATGACGCCCTATGACCTGACCAAAGGGCGCATCACCTAT
- a CDS encoding UPF0262 family protein produces the protein MSEHRLIAVELDQASIGKAEEAVEHERRVAIADLLEANVFEPAGSEHGPYALRLAIEDQRLVFDVKSQDGAPVRVFVFSLGPLRRILKDYFLMCDSYYAAVRDAPLGQIEAIDMGRRGVHNEGSTLLRERLAGKIDVDFDTARRLFTLICALHRRSA, from the coding sequence ATGAGCGAGCACAGGCTGATTGCGGTGGAGCTGGACCAGGCCTCCATCGGGAAGGCCGAGGAGGCGGTCGAGCACGAGCGCCGCGTGGCAATCGCCGACCTTCTGGAGGCCAATGTGTTTGAGCCGGCCGGATCTGAACACGGCCCCTATGCGCTGCGCCTGGCCATCGAGGATCAGCGCCTGGTGTTTGATGTGAAGTCGCAAGATGGCGCGCCGGTGCGCGTCTTCGTGTTCTCGCTGGGGCCGTTGCGCCGCATCCTGAAAGACTATTTTCTGATGTGCGACAGCTATTACGCCGCCGTGCGCGATGCGCCGCTGGGCCAGATCGAGGCCATCGATATGGGCCGGCGCGGGGTGCACAATGAGGGCTCCACCCTGTTGCGCGAGCGGCTGGCCGGCAAGATCGACGTGGATTTCGACACGGCCCGGCGTCTGTTCACGCTGATCTGTGCGCTGCACCGGAGAAGCGCGTGA
- a CDS encoding DUF2948 family protein produces the protein MTADRPLRLIAESEDDLPVLSAALQDAAGQLGDFVFEPRARRFTIALNRFRWEAETGRRGERVRAALQISSVLEAGSQRLRQGASDAVVSLLAMTFEPGEAPGGVLLLTFSGGGALRLSVECIDVTLADISAPWAAARRPDHREART, from the coding sequence ATGACCGCCGACCGTCCCCTGCGCCTGATCGCCGAGAGCGAAGACGATCTCCCGGTCCTGTCGGCGGCGCTGCAGGACGCGGCCGGACAGCTGGGCGATTTCGTCTTCGAGCCCAGGGCGCGCCGCTTCACGATTGCCCTCAACCGCTTCCGCTGGGAGGCCGAGACGGGCCGCCGTGGCGAGCGTGTTCGCGCCGCCCTTCAGATCAGCTCGGTCCTGGAGGCCGGCTCCCAGCGCCTCAGGCAGGGCGCCTCCGACGCGGTGGTCAGCCTGCTGGCGATGACATTCGAGCCGGGCGAGGCGCCGGGCGGCGTGCTGCTGCTGACCTTTTCCGGGGGCGGGGCCCTGCGCCTGAGCGTGGAGTGCATTGACGTGACCCTGGCAGACATATCGGCACCCTGGGCGGCGGCGCGCCGCCCCGATCACCGTGAGGCCCGGACATGA